A stretch of Myxocyprinus asiaticus isolate MX2 ecotype Aquarium Trade chromosome 42, UBuf_Myxa_2, whole genome shotgun sequence DNA encodes these proteins:
- the LOC127432794 gene encoding C-C motif chemokine 19-like codes for MMSFNLMTLCTCVLLVLSTSLWSCATAQSDVAADCCLTTSDRRIPQRVVKSFTIQTGNGACRIPATVFLTKKGLKLCAPFPSESSWVSELIDIILAGPVRKPPKHRGKKLSKQ; via the exons ATGATGTCCTTCAACTTAATGACACTATGTACATGTGTTCTGCTTGTTCTGAGCACTAGTCTATGGAGCTGTGCAACAG CTCAAAGTGATGTAGCAGCAGATTGCTGTTTAACCACCAGTGACCGGCGCATTCCTCAGCGGGTGGTGAAGTCTTTCACCATTCAGACCGGCAATGGAGCCTGCAGAATTCCTGCCACTGT GTTTCTCACAAAGAAGGGCTTGAAACTCTGTGCACCCTTTCCAAGCGAGAGTTCTTGGGTCAGTGAACTGATTGACATCATACTTGCAGGACCAGTACGAAAACCCCCAAAACATAGAG GAAAGAAACTGAGTAAACAGT